In Streptomyces capitiformicae, one genomic interval encodes:
- a CDS encoding ABC transporter ATP-binding protein — MLIRLLRSHLRPYRKPIVLLVLLQFVQTCATLYLPTLNADIIDQGVVKGDTGYILTFGAIMIGVSLVQVVCNVGAVYYGARTAAAVGRDVRAAVFDRVQSFSAREVGHFGAPSLITRTTNDVQQVQMLVLMTFTLVVSAPIMCVGGIVLALGLDVPLSGVLLAVVPVLGIAVSLIVRRLRPLFRTMQERLDTVNRVLREQITGNRVIRAFVKDDYEKDRFRKANADLTEVSLGTGRMLALMFPIVMTVINFSSIAVVWFGAHRIDSGGMEIGALTAFLAYLMQIVMAVMMATFMFMMMPRAEVCAERIQEVLDTETSVVPPAEPVRELRRRGFLEIRGAGFRYPGAEEPVLKSIDVVARPGETTAVIGSTGSGKSTLLGLVPRLFDVTEGEVLVDGVDVRRIEPRLLAGAVGLVPQKPYLFSGTVATNLRYGSPDATDEELWHALEVAQAKEFVERLDGGLDAPIAQGGTNVSGGQRQRLAIARTLVQRPGIYLFDDSFSALDYATDAALRAALGRETAEATVVIVAQRVATIRDADRIVVLDEGRVVGTGRHHELMADNETYREIVLSQLTEAEAA, encoded by the coding sequence GTGCTCATACGACTGCTGAGAAGTCATCTCCGTCCGTACCGGAAACCCATCGTTCTGCTGGTGCTGCTGCAGTTCGTGCAGACGTGCGCCACGCTCTATCTGCCCACGCTGAACGCGGACATCATCGATCAGGGTGTGGTGAAGGGGGACACGGGCTACATCCTGACCTTCGGGGCGATCATGATCGGCGTCTCGTTGGTGCAGGTCGTCTGCAACGTCGGGGCCGTGTACTACGGCGCCCGTACGGCGGCCGCGGTCGGCCGGGACGTGCGGGCGGCGGTGTTCGACCGGGTGCAGTCGTTCTCGGCGCGTGAGGTGGGCCACTTCGGGGCGCCGTCGCTGATCACGCGGACGACGAACGATGTGCAGCAGGTCCAGATGCTGGTGCTGATGACGTTCACGCTGGTGGTGTCGGCGCCGATCATGTGTGTGGGCGGCATCGTGCTGGCGCTCGGGCTGGATGTGCCGTTGTCGGGGGTGCTCCTCGCCGTTGTACCGGTGCTCGGCATCGCCGTCAGCCTCATCGTGCGCCGGTTGCGCCCCCTGTTCCGCACGATGCAGGAGCGGCTCGACACCGTGAACCGGGTGCTGCGCGAGCAGATCACCGGCAACCGGGTCATCCGGGCCTTCGTGAAGGACGACTACGAGAAGGACCGATTCCGGAAGGCGAACGCCGACCTCACCGAGGTGTCATTGGGGACCGGGCGGATGCTGGCGCTGATGTTCCCGATCGTGATGACGGTCATCAACTTCTCGTCGATCGCGGTGGTGTGGTTCGGCGCCCATCGGATCGACAGCGGCGGGATGGAGATCGGCGCGCTCACCGCGTTCCTCGCCTATCTGATGCAGATCGTCATGGCCGTGATGATGGCCACCTTCATGTTCATGATGATGCCGCGCGCCGAGGTGTGCGCCGAGCGCATCCAGGAGGTGCTCGACACCGAGACCAGTGTCGTACCGCCGGCCGAGCCCGTACGGGAGCTGCGGCGGCGCGGGTTCCTGGAGATCCGGGGGGCCGGGTTCCGCTACCCGGGTGCCGAGGAGCCCGTGCTCAAGTCGATCGACGTCGTGGCGCGGCCGGGTGAGACGACCGCCGTCATCGGGTCCACGGGCAGCGGAAAGTCGACGCTGCTCGGGCTGGTACCCCGGCTGTTCGACGTCACCGAGGGCGAGGTCCTCGTGGACGGTGTCGACGTACGCCGGATCGAACCGCGACTGCTGGCCGGCGCGGTCGGGCTCGTACCGCAGAAGCCGTACCTCTTCTCGGGGACCGTGGCGACGAACCTGCGGTACGGCAGTCCGGACGCCACCGACGAGGAGTTGTGGCACGCGTTGGAGGTGGCGCAGGCGAAGGAGTTCGTCGAGCGGCTGGACGGCGGACTCGACGCCCCGATCGCGCAGGGCGGTACGAATGTGTCCGGTGGGCAGCGGCAGCGGCTCGCCATCGCTCGGACGCTGGTGCAGCGGCCGGGGATCTATCTGTTCGACGACTCCTTCTCCGCGCTCGACTACGCGACCGACGCGGCCCTGCGCGCCGCGCTGGGGCGGGAGACCGCCGAGGCGACCGTCGTGATCGTCGCCCAGCGGGTGGCGACCATCCGGGACGCCGACCGGATCGTCGTCCTCGACGAGGGCCGGGTCGTCGGCACCGGGCGCCACCACGAGCTGATGGCCGACAACGAGACCTACCGGGAGATCGTGCTCTCCCAGCTCACGGAAGCGGAGGCAGCCTGA
- a CDS encoding LPXTG cell wall anchor domain-containing protein, which yields MRTLIRFGALAVATSAAVLTAPFAAHATPPGDNGTVKIHDAATGEELKKNEPHVCTFYLDAFGFDGGQRVDWHIEAWAPTAKVKGETVKSGALSLDAAGHGRTEDLSLPDGHYKLFWNFDGEHGSAKHKVFWTDCDGDVNAQEEERGKEGDKGASTPSDGAKSDPVSESVSDPAASASPQGGSGGDLAETGAGAPVGPIAAVAGVLVAAGGYLVFRRRRAGGRG from the coding sequence ATGCGCACCCTCATCCGCTTCGGCGCTCTCGCCGTCGCCACGTCAGCCGCGGTGCTGACCGCTCCTTTCGCCGCGCACGCCACGCCGCCCGGTGACAACGGCACCGTGAAGATCCATGACGCGGCGACCGGTGAGGAGCTGAAGAAGAACGAGCCGCACGTGTGCACCTTCTATCTGGACGCGTTCGGTTTCGACGGCGGTCAGCGGGTGGATTGGCACATCGAGGCCTGGGCCCCGACCGCGAAGGTCAAGGGTGAGACGGTGAAGTCCGGGGCGCTGAGCCTGGACGCCGCGGGGCATGGCCGTACGGAGGATCTGTCGCTGCCCGACGGTCACTACAAGCTGTTCTGGAACTTCGACGGTGAGCACGGATCCGCGAAGCACAAGGTGTTCTGGACGGACTGCGACGGGGACGTGAACGCGCAGGAGGAGGAGCGCGGCAAGGAGGGTGACAAGGGGGCGTCCACGCCGTCGGACGGGGCGAAGTCCGACCCGGTGTCCGAGTCCGTCTCCGACCCCGCGGCGTCCGCCTCCCCGCAGGGCGGTTCGGGCGGTGACCTCGCCGAGACGGGTGCCGGGGCGCCGGTCGGTCCGATCGCGGCGGTCGCGGGCGTCCTCGTCGCCGCCGGTGGTTACTTGGTGTTCCGTCGCCGCAGGGCGGGTGGCCGGGGCTGA
- a CDS encoding FGGY family carbohydrate kinase encodes MGIVAGLDSSPDFTRIVVCDSDTGAVLRQGYAPHPLESAEGGGRPSDVDPQAWLLSLGEAATGGLLEGVQAIGVSSQQNGLIALDAQGNTVRPAMVGGDKRAQVAAADLVDALGGRGAWAEAVGCVPGAAQPVTKLRWMSRTEPDAAMRTAVLMQAHDWLVWQLLGRPVRRTTDRGGASGTGYWCAATGQYRTDLVEMALGHQVMLPEVLGPSDAAGTTPEGLLISAGTGETMAAAFGLGIGLGDAVVSLGASGSVMAVHTEALIDSTGMITSLADATGMHLPVVTTLNAVRTLRGAAEMLGVPDLEGLSDLAMKSTPGSHGLVMLPYLEGERTPNLPHTAGTLAGLRRESMKPEHFARAAFEGMLCGLADALDVLRGRGVDVRRIFLLGAAAELPAVQAAAPALFGVQVVVPQPADYAAVGAARQAAWALGVTQGTLDPRTPPMWPGAAAQVLEPGDELAVGQAVRQQYVSVREQTHPGAFRT; translated from the coding sequence ATGGGGATAGTCGCCGGGCTGGATAGTTCGCCCGATTTTACGCGCATTGTCGTCTGTGACTCGGACACAGGGGCCGTGCTCAGGCAGGGGTATGCCCCGCACCCGTTGGAGTCGGCCGAGGGCGGGGGGCGCCCCTCGGACGTCGATCCGCAGGCGTGGCTGCTGTCCCTGGGGGAGGCGGCCACCGGCGGGCTGCTCGAAGGTGTGCAGGCGATCGGGGTGTCGTCGCAGCAGAACGGGCTGATCGCGCTGGACGCGCAGGGCAACACCGTGCGTCCGGCGATGGTCGGCGGTGACAAGCGGGCGCAGGTCGCGGCGGCCGACCTCGTCGACGCGCTCGGCGGGCGGGGCGCCTGGGCGGAGGCCGTGGGGTGCGTGCCGGGGGCCGCGCAGCCGGTGACCAAGCTGCGTTGGATGAGCCGTACGGAGCCGGATGCCGCGATGCGGACGGCTGTGCTCATGCAGGCCCACGACTGGTTGGTCTGGCAGTTGCTCGGGCGGCCGGTCCGGCGGACCACCGACCGGGGCGGCGCCTCGGGGACCGGGTACTGGTGCGCGGCGACCGGGCAGTACCGGACCGACCTTGTCGAGATGGCGCTCGGGCATCAGGTCATGCTTCCCGAGGTGCTCGGGCCCTCGGACGCCGCCGGTACGACCCCGGAGGGGCTCCTCATCTCCGCCGGGACCGGGGAGACCATGGCCGCCGCGTTCGGGCTCGGCATCGGGCTCGGGGACGCGGTGGTGTCGCTGGGGGCCTCCGGGTCCGTCATGGCCGTCCATACCGAGGCGCTCATCGACTCCACCGGCATGATCACGTCGCTGGCCGACGCCACGGGGATGCATCTGCCGGTCGTCACCACACTGAACGCCGTACGGACGCTGCGGGGGGCCGCCGAGATGCTGGGCGTGCCCGATCTGGAGGGGCTGTCCGACCTGGCGATGAAGTCGACGCCGGGGTCGCACGGGCTGGTGATGCTGCCGTATCTGGAGGGTGAGCGGACGCCGAATCTGCCGCACACGGCGGGGACGCTGGCCGGGCTGCGGCGGGAGTCCATGAAGCCGGAGCACTTCGCGCGGGCCGCGTTCGAGGGGATGCTGTGCGGTCTCGCGGACGCGCTGGACGTGCTGCGGGGGCGAGGCGTGGACGTACGGCGGATCTTCCTGCTCGGTGCGGCGGCGGAGTTGCCCGCGGTGCAGGCCGCGGCGCCGGCGTTGTTCGGGGTGCAGGTCGTCGTGCCGCAGCCGGCGGATTACGCGGCCGTGGGGGCTGCCCGGCAGGCGGCGTGGGCGCTCGGGGTGACGCAGGGGACGCTTGATCCCCGTACGCCGCCGATGTGGCCGGGGGCGGCCGCGCAGGTGTTGGAGCCGGGGGACGAGCTGGCCGTGGGGCAGGCGGTTCGGCAGCAGTACGTGTCGGTTCGTGAGCAGACTCACCCCGGGGCGTTTCGCACCTGA
- a CDS encoding 50S ribosomal protein L25/general stress protein Ctc, producing MSEVKLTASTRTEFGKGAARRIRRDAKVPGVLYGHGAEPLHLTLPGHDLLLALRTPNVLISLDIDGKTSELAIPKAVQRDPLKGFLEHVDLLLVKKGEKVNVEIPVHTEGELAAGGNLLEHVLNALPVEAEATHIPESVTVSVEGLVAGASVLAKDITLPKGTTLAVDADAVVLQVLAAQAEEPSEEAGEGEEAAKA from the coding sequence ATGTCCGAGGTGAAGCTCACCGCGTCGACGCGTACCGAGTTCGGTAAGGGTGCGGCCCGTCGTATCCGTCGTGACGCGAAGGTTCCCGGTGTTCTGTACGGTCACGGTGCGGAGCCGCTGCACCTGACGCTGCCGGGCCACGACCTGCTGCTCGCGCTGCGTACGCCGAACGTCCTGATCTCGCTGGACATCGACGGCAAGACCAGCGAGCTGGCGATCCCGAAGGCTGTGCAGCGTGACCCGCTGAAGGGTTTCCTGGAGCACGTCGACCTGCTGCTCGTGAAGAAGGGCGAGAAGGTCAACGTCGAGATCCCCGTGCACACCGAGGGTGAGCTGGCGGCGGGTGGCAACCTGCTGGAGCACGTGCTGAACGCGCTGCCGGTCGAGGCCGAGGCCACGCACATCCCGGAGTCCGTCACGGTGTCCGTGGAGGGTCTGGTGGCCGGTGCGTCCGTCCTCGCGAAGGACATCACGCTGCCGAAGGGCACCACGCTGGCCGTCGACGCGGACGCCGTCGTCCTGCAGGTTCTGGCCGCTCAGGCGGAGGAGCCGTCGGAGGAGGCCGGCGAGGGCGAAGAGGCTGCCAAGGCCTGA
- a CDS encoding YtxH domain-containing protein, translating to MRYRLTFVAGVALGYVLGTRAGRERYEQLKKSARQFAQNPAVRNTAESAAQQGREIAGKAYHVVSEKVGDRVPESVAERVRSLRERNANGSAGDDWGTSDT from the coding sequence ATGCGCTATCGGCTCACATTCGTCGCCGGAGTGGCCTTGGGTTACGTACTGGGCACACGAGCCGGGCGCGAACGTTACGAGCAGCTGAAGAAGTCCGCCCGGCAGTTCGCCCAGAACCCCGCCGTGCGCAACACCGCCGAATCGGCCGCCCAGCAGGGGCGCGAGATCGCCGGCAAGGCGTACCACGTGGTCAGCGAGAAGGTCGGGGACCGGGTGCCCGAGTCGGTGGCGGAACGGGTCCGCTCCCTGCGCGAACGCAACGCGAACGGCTCCGCCGGAGATGACTGGGGGACCAGCGATACATAA
- the pth gene encoding aminoacyl-tRNA hydrolase, whose amino-acid sequence MDVTTDPSAPWLIAGLGNPGPEYAMNRHNVGFMVADLLAERIGGRFKRAGKAQAQVVEGRIGPPGPGNRRVVLVKPMSFMNLSGGPVTALRDFYKVPVANIVAVHDELDIDYGTLRLKLGGGDNGHNGLKSMTKAMGSDYHRVRFGIGRPPGRMQVADFVLRDFSSTERKELDYFVDRAADAVECLVIEGLERAQGTYNS is encoded by the coding sequence ATGGACGTGACGACCGATCCGAGTGCCCCCTGGCTCATCGCGGGGCTCGGGAATCCTGGACCGGAGTACGCCATGAACCGGCACAACGTGGGGTTCATGGTGGCTGATCTGTTGGCCGAGCGGATCGGGGGGAGGTTCAAGCGGGCGGGGAAGGCTCAGGCGCAGGTGGTGGAGGGGCGGATCGGGCCGCCGGGGCCGGGGAACCGGCGGGTGGTTCTCGTGAAGCCGATGTCGTTCATGAATCTGTCGGGTGGTCCGGTGACCGCGTTGCGGGACTTCTACAAGGTGCCGGTGGCGAACATCGTGGCGGTCCATGACGAGCTGGACATCGATTATGGGACGTTGCGGCTGAAGCTGGGCGGTGGTGACAACGGTCACAATGGGCTGAAGTCGATGACGAAGGCGATGGGGTCGGATTATCACCGGGTGCGGTTCGGGATCGGTCGGCCGCCGGGTCGTATGCAGGTCGCGGACTTCGTGTTGAGGGACTTCTCCTCCACGGAGCGCAAGGAGTTGGACTATTTCGTGGACCGGGCGGCGGACGCGGTGGAGTGTCTGGTCATCGAGGGGTTGGAGCGGGCGCAGGGGACGTACAACTCGTGA
- a CDS encoding ribose-phosphate diphosphokinase, with protein sequence MTGIKTTGEKKMMFFSGRAHPELAKEVAQQLGVGVVPTKAFDFANGEIYVRYEESARGADCFVIQSHTAPINQWVMEQLIMIDALKRASARSITVIVPFYGYARQDKKHRGREPISARLIADLMKTAGADRILAVDLHTDQIQGFFDGPVDHLFALPLLADYVGAKVDRSKLTVVSPDAGRVRVADRWCDRLGAPLAIVHKRRDKDVANQVTVHEVVGEVKGRVCVLVDDMVDTGGTICAAADALFAHGAEDVIVTATHGVLSGPAADRLKNSKVSEFVFTNSLPTPGELDLDKITVLSIAPTIASAVREVFEDGSVTSLFDEQ encoded by the coding sequence GTGACCGGGATCAAGACGACCGGCGAGAAGAAGATGATGTTCTTCTCCGGCCGCGCCCACCCCGAGCTTGCCAAGGAGGTCGCCCAGCAGTTGGGTGTCGGGGTTGTCCCGACGAAGGCCTTCGACTTCGCGAACGGTGAGATCTATGTCCGTTATGAGGAGTCGGCGCGTGGTGCGGACTGCTTTGTGATTCAGAGCCATACGGCTCCGATCAACCAGTGGGTCATGGAGCAGTTGATCATGATCGACGCGTTGAAGCGTGCGTCGGCTCGTTCCATCACCGTGATCGTGCCGTTCTACGGTTACGCGCGGCAGGACAAGAAGCACCGTGGGCGTGAACCAATTTCGGCGCGTCTGATCGCGGATCTGATGAAGACGGCGGGTGCGGATCGGATTCTGGCGGTGGATCTGCACACGGATCAGATTCAGGGCTTCTTCGATGGTCCGGTGGATCACCTGTTCGCTCTGCCGCTGCTGGCGGACTATGTGGGCGCCAAGGTGGACCGGAGCAAGTTGACGGTGGTGTCTCCGGACGCGGGTCGGGTGCGGGTGGCGGACCGTTGGTGCGACCGGCTGGGTGCGCCGTTGGCGATCGTGCACAAGCGGCGTGACAAGGATGTGGCGAACCAGGTGACCGTCCACGAGGTCGTGGGTGAGGTCAAGGGTCGTGTGTGTGTTCTGGTGGACGACATGGTCGACACGGGTGGCACGATCTGTGCCGCCGCGGACGCGTTGTTCGCGCATGGTGCGGAGGACGTCATCGTGACGGCGACGCATGGTGTGCTGTCGGGTCCGGCGGCGGACCGGCTGAAGAACTCGAAGGTGAGCGAGTTCGTGTTCACGAACTCGCTGCCGACGCCGGGTGAGTTGGATCTGGACAAGATCACGGTGTTGTCGATCGCGCCGACGATCGCGAGTGCGGTGCGTGAGGTGTTCGAGGACGGTTCGGTGACGAGCCTGTTCGACGAGCAGTAG
- the glmU gene encoding bifunctional UDP-N-acetylglucosamine diphosphorylase/glucosamine-1-phosphate N-acetyltransferase GlmU, with the protein MSATRPAAVVVLAAGEGTRMKSATPKVLHSICGRSLVGHVLAAARELDPENLVVVVGHAREKVAAHLNEIDPGVRTAVQAEQNGTGHAVRMGLEELGGTVDGTVVVVCGDTPLLTGATLQALAATHAADGNAVTVLTAEVPDATGYGRIVRDGASGAVTEIVEHKDATESQRAIREINSGVFAFDGQLLADALGKVRTDNSQGEEYLTDVLGILREAGHRVGASVAGDHREIAGINNRVQLAEARRILNDRLLTEAMLAGVTVVDPATTWVDVTVTFEQDAVVHPGTQLLGATHLGEGAEVGPNSRLKDTRVGAGARVDNTVADGAEVGPQATVGPFAYLRPGTRLGLKSKIGTYVETKNANIGEGTKVPHLSYVGDATIGEYTNIGAASVFVNYDGEQKHHTTVGSHCRTGSDNMFVAPVTVGDGAYTAAGSVITKDVPPGSLAVARGQQRNIEGWVARKRPGSAAAKAAEVASREVEGES; encoded by the coding sequence GTGAGCGCAACCCGCCCGGCAGCCGTCGTCGTACTCGCAGCGGGTGAGGGCACCCGTATGAAGTCGGCCACACCGAAGGTTCTGCACAGCATTTGTGGCCGTTCGCTGGTCGGCCACGTACTCGCCGCCGCGCGCGAGTTGGACCCGGAGAACCTCGTCGTGGTCGTGGGGCACGCCCGCGAGAAGGTCGCCGCGCATCTGAACGAGATCGACCCGGGCGTACGTACGGCGGTCCAGGCGGAGCAGAACGGCACCGGGCACGCCGTACGCATGGGTCTTGAGGAGCTGGGCGGGACCGTCGACGGGACGGTCGTGGTCGTCTGCGGCGACACCCCGCTGCTCACCGGCGCCACCCTCCAGGCCCTCGCCGCCACCCACGCCGCCGACGGCAACGCGGTCACCGTGCTGACCGCCGAGGTCCCGGACGCCACCGGTTACGGCCGTATCGTGCGCGACGGCGCCTCCGGTGCCGTGACGGAGATCGTGGAGCACAAGGACGCCACCGAGTCGCAGCGTGCGATCCGTGAGATCAACTCGGGGGTGTTCGCGTTCGACGGTCAGCTGCTCGCGGACGCGCTCGGGAAGGTCAGGACGGACAACTCCCAGGGTGAGGAGTACCTGACGGACGTCCTCGGGATCCTCAGGGAAGCCGGGCATCGGGTCGGTGCCTCCGTGGCCGGCGACCACCGTGAGATCGCCGGTATCAACAACCGGGTGCAGCTGGCGGAGGCCCGTCGGATCCTCAATGACCGGCTGCTGACGGAGGCCATGCTGGCCGGTGTGACCGTCGTCGACCCGGCCACCACCTGGGTGGATGTGACCGTCACGTTCGAGCAGGACGCGGTCGTCCACCCGGGGACCCAGCTCCTCGGTGCCACGCACCTCGGTGAGGGCGCGGAGGTCGGTCCGAATTCGCGGTTGAAGGACACGAGGGTCGGGGCCGGGGCCCGGGTCGACAACACGGTCGCGGACGGCGCCGAGGTCGGTCCGCAGGCGACCGTGGGGCCGTTCGCGTATCTGCGGCCCGGCACCCGCCTCGGGCTCAAGTCCAAGATCGGTACGTACGTCGAGACCAAGAACGCGAACATCGGCGAGGGGACCAAGGTGCCGCACCTGTCCTATGTCGGTGACGCGACGATCGGTGAGTACACGAACATCGGCGCGGCGAGCGTGTTCGTGAACTATGACGGGGAGCAGAAGCACCACACGACTGTGGGGTCGCACTGCAGGACCGGTTCGGACAACATGTTTGTGGCGCCTGTCACGGTCGGGGATGGTGCGTACACCGCGGCGGGGTCCGTGATCACGAAGGATGTGCCGCCCGGTTCGTTGGCTGTGGCCCGTGGTCAGCAGCGGAATATCGAGGGTTGGGTGGCTCGTAAGCGTCCGGGGAGCGCGGCGGCGAAGGCGGCCGAGGTGGCTTCTCGGGAGGTGGAAGGCGAAAGCTGA
- a CDS encoding helix-turn-helix domain-containing protein, whose product MPSFPTSSVQEARAALAARLRELRLDAGITGKELAVRCGWSVAKSSRIENAHTPPSDKDIRAWCQACGAEAQAADLIAANRQADSMYVQWKRLQRTGMRQLQETSTPLYERTRLFRVYASHVIPGYLQTPGYARALMGTIAGFRGTPDDVSEAVEARVRRSRVVHEGDHRFATLVEENVLHHCVGDAEVMAGQLGHLLAVMALPSMSLGIIPAAASREQIMWPLEQFTVFDDARIHVELLAAKVTVTAPGELDIYLRAFARLTDLAVYGADARALILKAIEALN is encoded by the coding sequence ATGCCCTCTTTCCCCACGTCCAGCGTGCAGGAAGCGCGCGCAGCTCTCGCGGCACGTCTGCGGGAGCTGCGCCTGGACGCGGGCATCACCGGCAAGGAACTGGCCGTGCGTTGCGGCTGGTCCGTCGCCAAGTCGTCCCGGATCGAGAACGCGCACACGCCGCCCTCCGACAAGGACATCAGGGCCTGGTGCCAGGCCTGCGGAGCGGAGGCCCAGGCGGCGGACCTGATCGCGGCGAACCGGCAGGCCGACTCCATGTACGTCCAGTGGAAGCGGCTCCAGCGCACCGGCATGCGCCAGCTGCAGGAGACATCCACGCCCCTGTACGAGCGCACCCGCCTCTTCCGCGTGTACGCCTCCCACGTGATCCCCGGCTATCTGCAGACGCCCGGCTACGCGAGGGCCCTCATGGGGACCATCGCGGGTTTCCGAGGTACTCCCGACGACGTGAGCGAAGCCGTGGAGGCGCGGGTGCGTCGCTCCCGTGTCGTCCACGAAGGTGACCACCGGTTCGCCACGCTCGTCGAGGAGAACGTGCTGCACCACTGTGTCGGCGACGCGGAGGTGATGGCCGGCCAACTCGGGCATCTCCTCGCCGTCATGGCGCTGCCGTCGATGTCCCTGGGGATCATCCCGGCTGCTGCATCCAGGGAACAGATCATGTGGCCTCTGGAGCAGTTCACGGTCTTCGACGACGCGCGCATCCATGTGGAGCTCCTTGCCGCGAAGGTGACCGTAACGGCTCCTGGCGAACTGGACATCTACCTGCGTGCGTTCGCCCGGCTCACCGACCTCGCCGTGTATGGGGCCGACGCCCGTGCTCTGATCCTGAAGGCCATCGAGGCGCTGAACTGA
- a CDS encoding DUF6879 family protein, with translation MSSIPEFAELLASTEKSAVHLEMRDAYYTNPRFEGWQRGERVDWDDRASWWRPFHQQIADAVARGVAVRRARIVSEPVTDYIRWEHYQTHANVEAGERVRWLPRSRAWDLLLPGSDFWVFDGRLMRVHHFSGDGDWIAKELCDDPALVEMHAAAFEKIWERAIPHDEYEIK, from the coding sequence ATGAGCTCGATCCCGGAGTTCGCTGAACTCCTCGCCAGCACCGAAAAGTCGGCGGTCCACCTGGAGATGCGGGACGCCTACTACACCAACCCCCGCTTCGAGGGCTGGCAGCGAGGAGAGCGCGTCGACTGGGATGACCGAGCGTCCTGGTGGCGTCCGTTCCACCAGCAGATCGCGGATGCTGTCGCCCGCGGCGTGGCCGTGCGGCGTGCCCGGATCGTGTCCGAGCCGGTCACCGACTACATCAGGTGGGAGCACTACCAGACCCATGCCAATGTCGAGGCGGGCGAACGGGTGCGATGGCTGCCCCGGAGCCGGGCATGGGATCTGTTGCTGCCGGGCAGCGACTTCTGGGTGTTCGACGGACGCCTGATGCGCGTTCACCACTTCTCCGGTGACGGCGACTGGATCGCCAAGGAACTGTGCGACGACCCGGCCCTGGTGGAGATGCACGCGGCCGCGTTCGAGAAGATCTGGGAACGGGCCATCCCCCACGACGAGTACGAGATCAAGTAG